Genomic segment of Rhodococcus sp. W8901:
CTCCGGTCAGGTCACCCCGGACAACATCGTGCTCGACAAGGTGATGCTGACCGTGGTGTCCGAGACGATCGGCGACAAACACGCCGAACTGGTTCCCGATCCCGTCTCCCACCGCCTCGTCGAGCGTGAGGTCGACGCCGACCGCCGCGCCTGCCGGAGCCTGAGCGACGAGGAACTGAAGGCCGTCGCCGCGATCGCCAAACGCGCCGAGAAGCACTACGGATGCCCGCAGGACATCGAGTGGGCACTCGACGCCGACCTCCCGGACGGCGAGAACCTCCTGCTGCTGCAGTCCCGCCCCGAAACCGTGTGGTCTGCAAAACCCGCTCAGGACAAGGCAACCGAGACCACCAAGCCTGCTCGACGGAGCTTCGACATGAGCTCGATCAGCCGAGCAATGACCAAGCCGCGCTCCGCCTGATCCGACCGCGCACTCCGCGTACAGATCCAGCACCCGCCCCGCACCGCTTTCCTTCCAGAGGAACTCCTATGACGATGAAGTCCTTTCCGAGCCCCTTCGACCTCGAGACGCCCGCGGGCGCCGAGGGGTGGGAGGAGCTCTACCCGTACAACATGGTCTTCCAGCCGAACCGCAAGGAGGTCGACGACGCCAAGTTCTGGTTCTGCGACAGCCAGCACTGGCCCACGGTCTTCAAGCCCTTCGAGACCATCGGCGGTGAATTCGCCGTCAAGTGCCTGGGCCAGTACAACACCCGGCACCTGCTCATCCCGAACTCCAACGGCATCGAGTTCAAGATGCACCTCGGCTATCTGTACATGTCGCCGATCCCCGCTCCCGAGGAGGAGTTCGACACCCGCGCACCGCAGTTCGAGGAGCGCGCGGCGTACTACTACCAGAACTGGGAGCCACTGCTCGAGCAGTGGCACAAGAAGGTCCGCCAGACGATCGACGAGATGAACGCGCTGTCGTTCGCGAAGCTGCCCGACATGGTGTCGATCGAGGACATCCGCTCGGGGAAGGCCATGGACGGCACCGAGGTTCTGCTCGAGAACTACGACCGGCTGATCCAGCTCTGCTACCAGAACTGGCAGTACCACTTCGAGTTCCTCAACCTCGGGTACATCGCGTACCTCGACTTCTTCGGCTTCTGTAAGGAGGTGTTCCCGAACATCCCCGACCAGTCGATCGCGACGATGGTCCAGGGCGTCGACATGGAGCTGTTCCGGCCCGACGACGAACTCAAGGGCCTCGCGAAGCTGGCCGTCGAGCTCGGGCTGACCGGGCTGTTCGACAACACGGACGACCCGGACGGCACCCTGGCCCGGATCGCGGCGGCGGAGAACGGCGCCCGGTGGATCACCCAGTACGAAGGCGCCCAGGATCCGTGGTTCAACTTCACCGTCGGCAACGGCTTCTACGGCCACGACAAGTACTGGATCGAGCACCAGGAACTGCCGCTCGGCTACATCGCCGACTACATCCGGCGCCTCGGCGAGGGGCAAGACATCATGCGCCCGGTCGCCGAACTGGCCGCCGAGCGCGACCGGATCGCCGAGGAGTACCGCGACCTGCTCGACGACGACACGCGAGAGTCGTTCGACGCCAAGCTCGGACTGGCCCGCACCGCCTACCCGTACGTCGAGAACCACAACTTCTACATCGAGCACTGGACGATGGGCGTCTTCTGGCGCAAGGTCCGCGAGCTCTCCCGCATGCTGCATGAGGAAGGGTTCTGGCCCGAGCAGGACGACCTGCTCTACCTCAAGCGCGGCGAGGTGCGCGAAGCCCTGTTCGACCTCGCCACCGCATGGGCCGTCGGCGCCGAGCCGACCGGACCGCACTACTGGCCCGCCGAGATCGAACGCCGTCGAGGCATCGTCGACGCGCTGAAGTCCCGCCGCCCCGAGCCGGCGCTCAACACGCCCCCGGAGTTCATCACCGAGCCGTTCACGAGCATGCTCTACGGCATCACCACCGAGCAGGTCCAGCAGTGGCTCAACGACGACGACCAGTCCGGCGACAATCTCCGTGGCATGGCCGCGTCGCCGGGTGTCGTGGAAGGCATCGCCCGCGTGATCACCAGTTCAGACGAACTGGCTCTCGTCCAGGACGGCGAGATTCTCGTCGCCCCGGTCACCGCTCCGTCCTGGGGCCCGATCTTCGGGAAGATCAAGGCGACGGTGACCGACATCGGCGGCATGATGAGCCACGCCGCGATCGTGTGCCGCGAGTACGGTCTGCCGGCCGTGACCGGCACCGGGTCCGCGTCGACGCAGATCAAGACCGGGCAACGCCTGCACGTCGACGGCACCAAGGGTGTCGTCACGATCGTGGGCGAGTGACATGCGAACCGTTCTGATCACCGGTGGCGCAGGAGGACTCGGCCGCGCATTCGCGGAAGGATTCGCCGACCGCGGCTACCGGGTGGCCGTCGCCGACATCGACGCCGAGGGCGCCGAGGAGACGGCGAGACAGCTCCGCGAGCGCGGGGCCGAGGCGCTGTCGACGGCGGTGGACGTGACCTCGGTGGAATCCACCGACGCGATGGCGACCGCGGTCGCCGAGTTCGGGGGCGGCCACATCGACGTCCTCGTCAACAACGCCGCGATCTACGCCGGCGTGACCCGGTCAGCTTTCGAGGAGATCGACCCGGGCGAATGGGATCGCGTCATGGCGGTGAACCTGAAGGGGCCATGGATGTGTGCGCGGGCCTGCAGCCCGCACCTGGCAGAGGGCGGATCTGTCGTGAACCTCTCCTCCGCAACGATTCTCAGCGGATCGGCGAATTGGATGCACTACGTCGCATCGAAGGGTGGCGTGGTCGCTCTGACCCGGGTCATGGCCAAGGAGTTGGGTTCGCGGTCGATCACCGTCAACGCGATCGCTCCCGGCTTCACCCTCACCGAGGCCAGTTACGGCCTGATGGAACAGGCCGAGACCTACGGTGTCGACCGCGGCGCGATCAAGCGGGCCAGTCAGCCCGACGACA
This window contains:
- a CDS encoding PEP-utilizing enzyme; translated protein: MTMKSFPSPFDLETPAGAEGWEELYPYNMVFQPNRKEVDDAKFWFCDSQHWPTVFKPFETIGGEFAVKCLGQYNTRHLLIPNSNGIEFKMHLGYLYMSPIPAPEEEFDTRAPQFEERAAYYYQNWEPLLEQWHKKVRQTIDEMNALSFAKLPDMVSIEDIRSGKAMDGTEVLLENYDRLIQLCYQNWQYHFEFLNLGYIAYLDFFGFCKEVFPNIPDQSIATMVQGVDMELFRPDDELKGLAKLAVELGLTGLFDNTDDPDGTLARIAAAENGARWITQYEGAQDPWFNFTVGNGFYGHDKYWIEHQELPLGYIADYIRRLGEGQDIMRPVAELAAERDRIAEEYRDLLDDDTRESFDAKLGLARTAYPYVENHNFYIEHWTMGVFWRKVRELSRMLHEEGFWPEQDDLLYLKRGEVREALFDLATAWAVGAEPTGPHYWPAEIERRRGIVDALKSRRPEPALNTPPEFITEPFTSMLYGITTEQVQQWLNDDDQSGDNLRGMAASPGVVEGIARVITSSDELALVQDGEILVAPVTAPSWGPIFGKIKATVTDIGGMMSHAAIVCREYGLPAVTGTGSASTQIKTGQRLHVDGTKGVVTIVGE
- a CDS encoding SDR family NAD(P)-dependent oxidoreductase, with amino-acid sequence MRTVLITGGAGGLGRAFAEGFADRGYRVAVADIDAEGAEETARQLRERGAEALSTAVDVTSVESTDAMATAVAEFGGGHIDVLVNNAAIYAGVTRSAFEEIDPGEWDRVMAVNLKGPWMCARACSPHLAEGGSVVNLSSATILSGSANWMHYVASKGGVVALTRVMAKELGSRSITVNAIAPGFTLTEASYGLMEQAETYGVDRGAIKRASQPDDIVGAALFLAGPDSKYITGQTLVVDGGRQFI